From Nomascus leucogenys isolate Asia chromosome 15, Asia_NLE_v1, whole genome shotgun sequence, a single genomic window includes:
- the LOC105737519 gene encoding sodium/potassium-transporting ATPase subunit gamma isoform X3 — MDRYLGGSPKGDVDPFYYDYETVRNGGLIFAGLAFIVGLLILLSRRFRCGGNKKRRQITEDEL, encoded by the exons ATGGACAGGTACCTGG GCGGCAGCCCCAAGGGGGACGTGGACCCGTTCTACTATG ACTATGAGACTGTCCGCAATGGGGGCCTGATCTTCGCTGGACTGGCCTTCATCGTGGGGCTCCTCATCCTCCTCA GCAGAAGATTCCGCTGTGGGGGCAATAAGAAGCGCAG GCAAATCACTGAAGATGAGCTGTAA
- the LOC105737519 gene encoding uncharacterized protein LOC105737519 isoform X1, producing the protein MTGLSVDGGGSPKGDVDPFYYGKPGPLCTLPEPSGPLPPSSCLSQPWVHALCPLSPLVSMGCCGRAAGRDSRWEGPPIPLLLPSLSGDYETVRNGGLIFAGLAFIVGLLILLSKWGGLQGRAAGQGTFLLKTAEQAGFWELPREG; encoded by the exons ATGACTGGGTTGTCGGTGGACGGTG GCGGCAGCCCCAAGGGGGACGTGGACCCGTTCTACTATGGTAAGCCTGGGCCCCTGTGCACCCTTCCTGAGCCCTCAGGACCCCTTCCACCAAGCAgctgcctctcccagccctggGTCCATGCTCTGTGCCCCTTATCTCCCCTGGTTTCCATGGGCTGCTGTGGGCGGGCTGCGGGGAGAGACAGCCGCTGGGAGGGACCACCCATCCCGCTCCTCTTGCCCTCTCTTTCCGGAGACTATGAGACTGTCCGCAATGGGGGCCTGATCTTCGCTGGACTGGCCTTCATCGTGGGGCTCCTCATCCTCCTCAGTAAGTGGGGTGGCCTCCAGGGAAGGGCTGCTGGCCAGGGCACATTTCTTCTCAAGACCGCTGAGCAGGCTGGCTTTTGGGAGTTGCCAAGGGAGGGGTGA
- the LOC105737519 gene encoding sodium/potassium-transporting ATPase subunit gamma isoform X2 gives MTGLSVDGGGSPKGDVDPFYYDYETVRNGGLIFAGLAFIVGLLILLSRRFRCGGNKKRRQITEDEL, from the exons ATGACTGGGTTGTCGGTGGACGGTG GCGGCAGCCCCAAGGGGGACGTGGACCCGTTCTACTATG ACTATGAGACTGTCCGCAATGGGGGCCTGATCTTCGCTGGACTGGCCTTCATCGTGGGGCTCCTCATCCTCCTCA GCAGAAGATTCCGCTGTGGGGGCAATAAGAAGCGCAG GCAAATCACTGAAGATGAGCTGTAA